TGATTAACTAGTGTAAACTGAAATTTCCGAAAATGAAATTATCTCTTGTCGTTTGTGTGGTATTGGCGGTAGTTGTAGTTTCGGCTAGAGCCGAAGAAAAATATACGACAAAATATGATAACATCAATATTGACGAAATTATTAACAACGATAGATTACTGAGAGGATACGTGGATTGTCTTTTGGGAACTAAATCTTGTACTAAAGAAGGAGAAGAGCTGAAAAGTAAGTAACAGAATTCAGTATTACGATGACTAGTTTGTAAACACCTTGAGTTTATATGCGTAAGCTCAATAAATATTTGCCGCATTGCTCTAAAATAGTGTGCTAAAAattcaaactacaaaataacCCCATTTACTAACGTTGAGTCCCCACTTATATTTATGGAATTGAGATTTtaattttgatcgttttttaTAGAGGTTTTCACAGATGCATTGGATACTAAATGTGCCAAATGTAATGACAAGCAAAAAGAAGCCGCGAAGAAAATAGGTAAACACCTCATACAAAACAAAAGATCGTGGTTTGATGAGCTTGTAGCAGCTTTTGATCCAGAGCACACCAAACTGGAGTTCTACAAAGAAGATCTTGAAGCTGAAGGAATCAAACTTTAAATGGATAAATGAATACCTGggtttttattacattataatttCAGTCAACTTGTTTGgtttaataaatttgatcatttacatgtaatttactttatttctaaaatttccatGATGAGaaccatacaaaaaaaaattattgtacttTTCACGGTCAATTCGCGAAGGGTAAATAGGGAGGAGGACGCTAGCTATAGGATTTTACACAGTTAGTGGAAGGTTTCGAAAAAAGGCTACCAGGGCAACACTGCCTTCGCTAATGTCTGGTAAAAGATGAAAAGTGACTTTCAATACACAAAATTTTCAAGCTATTGACTTTAAACATCCCAACGCTGAGAAAAAAGACACGTACCACAATAATTTCGCTTTATACATACAGAAAAACGCTGCGAGATCCGCAAAGAAGTTGTTTATTTGCGAATGGGTTAACTTGTCTCTACTCGGAATCAAGTAAAAccctttataaaaatattctcctTATCCTCTGGTCTACctatttagtttcaaaatagcaattttcgcgttaaaatacaacaaatagtTAACACATTTGCAGACGCGAAACAATCCCGTTTAAAAATTCCAGCATAAGCTTAACGGAGGAAAAAAAATCCTGTATCAGGGTCAAATCATCCAAATCTCACATTAAACAATCCTAAATTGATGAGAAACTCAAACCAAATAACTCTTATTTTGCTGGACGATGTTTATACATAGTACCTgttaaatttatgttaaatttaCCAGGTGCGAAACGCTTGGAACAGCAATAAAAACGTCGGTAGATAGTAATTAACAATCATTTATCATTGTAGACTTATATGATCTACCCAGGTTGAGGGTTTATTGCTTCTGGACTTTCTGAGGTATGGTTAAAAAACTGTATAGCAACGTATAGAAAAACTGCGTTACGACTTATTACCAGCATGTTTACCTGATCTGATTCGCttcgattattttctgttactaAACTGGAAGAAATTACCTGGTGGAAAGTGATTTCGGATAAATAAAAGTTGACGAGAGAAAAAAACGTGTATTTTTTAGATTGTCACGATTGTTTTTACAGAAGAATAACTTCGATCAAAACAATCTTTCTAATCCTACTACAAGCCATTAAATCATGTAGAtgaaaaaagaaaggaaaaatcCTTAAATTGTTTTCGTTCTATTATATCATAAACAATTATTAAAGTTGTTCTAGAGTCTAGACTTTAAATGATCATGGAACAAAGGTTGAGAGATCGCTTACAATTgataatgattataatttttataatgaaccATCCTAGAAACCGATTAAGCTTATTCAATACTAGTAATCTTTTCAAAAAAGCCGCGAATGAATAGACTTGGtagttttttctattaatatttcaattcgaTTCCAATTTTTCGAAAGCACTTGAcgaaatatattgatatatctTGGCATTATAAAACAATtgtaaaaacatattaaaacgcgaaaaatataatttattcctttaaaaataatcaaaaaaaaattgagaaccaTGTTGATTTGAAAGACATAACAATCATATAAATATCCATAACaaaactaagttggaatttctggaaccgttggcgatattcatgccgaacacactgtttacaccaccactacaccaacacttataatgacactgtctgacgcgcgtttcgataaccaagttatcgtcttcagagactgaaagtaagcAGTTTACTTTCAGtgtccaaaataaaaattataagcaTTTGTTAGATAACTAGAAACTTATTATTGTAGAAAATACTTAGAGTAAAGTGCAAAGAATTAATATCATAACtaataagtataaaaaaataccaatttttaggAAAACGAGACTTACAACTAAAAGAGATTTGTGACAGAGTACTGTccttttgaaaatacattttttttgataaatatagaaaatagtttgcaaaaaatatatttaaaaagcgTAACTTCTTTCACTTCCAAAAAATATGGCTTGGTCACATTTCCTTGTACACACTTTacttgtttaaaataaaatgcaGTACAAAGTGGAGCTTTGTCAGTATCACACAAAAGTGAACTAATTTGGAATCCTACTTCTAATCACTTCTATAATTGAATGGCTCTGGAACCATAGGTTCCTTCTTTATTAGAGGAATAACATTTGCTGATCAAACCCTCAGAAGgttgtttctttttttgtctGGTATTGACCGAAGTATTTGAGGCTATACAGCTAGTTTTGGTTTTTTTACAACGCATGATTTCAATGTTTAACCACGACACTCTATTGCCATTATATTCCTTATTtctgtttttcatgaaaattttaaaaacttttaattaatttcacgcGGAGCACTGGCAGAATGCCATGATGCACCTATGGAAAAAGTTCTGCGACAGGTTACATCTGCTACAAAACAATCATATATTTCCATGCCAAGTCGACTTGGTCAAGTTTTACGACTTACGTAGAGATTATGGGCAAGTTTATTTTGGCAACATGAggtaatatttttgatattaatgattCGACAATATTAACTCCAAATAGCTGATTTATGACTTGATCAGTTTCGATTGTAAACccacaaaatattagttttaattcGTTTTCAAACTTCAATTGCAGACATTTGTTACAAAGTTACAAAGTGTAGCAAGGTTTTTGACCTCAACCTGAAGGTGTTAGTACtcatcaatatattttgttaaatatattggCGCATGAGTGAGacattgtgaaatttttacgaaaattgagtattgagttgaaattctgaaaaaaatcgtcgtaaattgtaattatctattaaaaatactaaaacacaatttctaattgaactgtaTACTGTCGAACATGTTACTcagataagaaaaaaaataaaatgtagaaaaaattcgTCGGTCAGTCTAAAACttatcatataaaaacaaaaaaaccgtGAGCAGCAgtgctccatcacgaaagtcgaatgaagaatttaactaatacacaaacaaaacTTTCCATAAAATTACAACagttacaacgatcaaaatgatttcgagcgttttgtgctagaagaactgaagaagaaaactttgaacttgagaaagacaattcttcaacatcacccctacttgcatgcgaagttcgaaccctctagttaaactttttctggccaaaaaatgagaaaatataacaaaaatgaccataaaatggagaggggtggagatggaaagtttcgaccttagacaggaaatcatctcgcaactaattgaacctacatgtgaaatttcatttttcagtcgcttttcgtttgacctgcagaggtgagcaaaggtcaaaaaccccTCGAAATATCCACTacaactacagacattcgaaaaaccatcataattgtgttcaggaggtctcaaaacatggggaaaatgatgtgccccccccccaaaattcgactaaaaaacGACgagttgataatttattttttggaaaaatacttttttctgaTCAAGATGGTTTCACACGAGgcggttttattaatttccatataaataaaaaatcaacatcgattttgtgttaGAGTGTGAAGAGAAATAGtgggtaataatttagtaggtCCCACTTttgttatgtgatattcctctaaatGAAATGTAACTTATGCATGATAGGGCGCCTTCCCAATTCCTAAACGAtgtggaaaaaaatatcttaataacatttttcctaataggtggaTCGATCGGGGAGGTTCATTCAcatggccaccacgttcccGTGAATCAAATACAATTGATTCAtcaacgaaatgatcgatataATGAACTTTCATTGTGACACTATAACgtagaatcttggaatgctcctccaaattcaaagaaatttctTCCGTAGACTCCGAAAGTGCAAGGTGCTCATTTCGAACATTCATTatagtttttgttgtttttatttgattgctgtaggctaaccaacaaaatttttctacatttcaattttttccttatgtaagtaacacgatgttcgacagtatgcgtTTCAATTAGAAGTGTTCGATTAAGTTTTAATACCTcttataagtattttcaataaataattacaatttatgataattttcatcagaatGTGTCTTTtttggcgaacggtttccttggcaagtacaacgatctaaaaatctacatatttcctaaatcataaattttatcgagttaactaaagagtatctttttgttaaaaaatcgatcttaagattgtacaggttgtccctgtacaagtacaattatttatttcgaaaattcataatgttcgaatgtataatttagaaaatatacttaaatattataagttctgatttcgcaactttaaacgcctataactcagaaacgaggggtcatAAGAGAGAATTTTTATTCTCAATGTTCGATAATAACTTTGGATAGTATgagaaatagtaaaaaaatatagcaGGTACCTGAACGTaggaaatgaaaaagttttgcAGGAATAAAAAAGTAACCTTTATGTCCTCGGCTAATATATTCTGAAAAATTCCACTAGGATCGTTTCTAAATAGAATTGTTGTTTTAATGTATacactaaaaaaacttattgcGTCACTGTCCCCCCAAttcttaataaacaaaattaacgatcgtaaataatgataaaataccatgaatcatttcataaaaagaatgaattataattataaatctaATAACGTACATAACCAAagttcaacttttttatatatattctttttcgAATATAAATAAAGGTGCGAAATTTAGTTAGTCAGCAGTTGTATTTGCAAAGTTGTATCAATagcaataaaatgaaattagcaATTGTAGTTTGTGTTGCACTAGTAATAGTAGCAGTTTCTGCAGCACCGTCTGATGAAAAATATACCTCAAAATACGATAATGTCAATTTAGATGATATTATTAAAAGTGATAGATTGTTAAGAAATTATATCGATTGTCTTCTGGGAACCAAGAAATGTACCAAAGATGCTGAAGAATTGAAAGGTAAGAAAAACAGCATAGATATTATAAAATGTAGATTATAATTTTGCCTTCCTTAAATAATTCCTTTAATATTGATAgtacttcaaaatttattattat
This genomic interval from Diorhabda sublineata isolate icDioSubl1.1 chromosome 7, icDioSubl1.1, whole genome shotgun sequence contains the following:
- the LOC130446838 gene encoding uncharacterized protein LOC130446838 — its product is MKTILFIFIAATGVFVCAEKYTTKYDNVDIDTIIKSDRLLLNYVNCLLDRGKCTPDGLELKKVLPDALLTDCTKCSETQKKGSKKIIRYLIDNKPNWYNELEEKYDKDGTYKKKYEKEICKLKFPKMKLSLVVCVVLAVVVVSARAEEKYTTKYDNINIDEIINNDRLLRGYVDCLLGTKSCTKEGEELKKVFTDALDTKCAKCNDKQKEAAKKIGKHLIQNKRSWFDELVRNLVSQQLYLQSCINSNKMKLAIVVCVALVIVAVSAAPSDEKYTSKYDNVNLDDIIKSDRLLRNYIDCLLGTKKCTKDAEELKGVLPDALKTKCAKCTDAQKEGAKKILRHLLKNKRDWFNELEAHYDPDHVYIKSYEKELKEEGIEV
- the LOC130446777 gene encoding ejaculatory bulb-specific protein 3-like, encoding MKLSLVVCVVLAVVVVSARAEEKYTTKYDNINIDEIINNDRLLRGYVDCLLGTKSCTKEGEELKKVFTDALDTKCAKCNDKQKEAAKKIGKHLIQNKRSWFDELVAAFDPEHTKLEFYKEDLEAEGIKL